Proteins from a single region of Streptomyces sp. HUAS 15-9:
- a CDS encoding Lrp/AsnC family transcriptional regulator — protein sequence MDAVDRQLIQALRENGRASYAELGRLVGLSGPSVTDRINRLEAAGVITGYRATVNAASLGLGVTALIGISLSDAADHEDVARRLKDLPEIEDCWFIAGDDSFMLKVRSTDVDGLEKTIRRLSGTKGVSRTRTTIVLSTKWENRVGELPEEV from the coding sequence ATGGACGCGGTGGACAGGCAGCTCATCCAGGCCCTGAGAGAGAACGGCCGGGCTTCCTACGCGGAGCTGGGACGTCTCGTCGGCCTGTCGGGGCCCAGCGTCACCGACCGCATCAACCGGCTGGAGGCGGCCGGCGTCATCACCGGCTACCGCGCCACGGTGAACGCCGCCTCTCTCGGCCTCGGCGTCACCGCCCTGATCGGCATCTCGCTCTCCGACGCCGCCGACCACGAGGACGTGGCCCGCCGGCTGAAGGACCTGCCGGAGATCGAGGACTGCTGGTTCATCGCCGGCGACGACTCCTTCATGCTCAAGGTGCGCTCGACGGACGTGGACGGGCTGGAGAAGACCATCCGGCGGCTGAGCGGGACCAAGGGCGTCTCCCGGACCCGTACCACCATCGTGTTGTCCACGAAGTGGGAGAACCGGGTCGGGGAACTGCCCGAAGAGGTGTAG